ACCTGTTCCTGTTCGAGGCTGTGTAGTACTCTGTGGCCAGATGTTCCACAGTCTTTTCTAGCCATCCCTCCACctgttgtgatttctttttaaaatcagcttcttGTTTCCTGGTAGCTgaatttattctctctctgtgtctccgcTCAGCCTTCTGGAGACTCGGTCACGCTCTCTGAGAGCACAGCCATCATTTCCCACGGCACCACCGGCCTGGTCACATGGGACGCTGCGCTGTACCTCGCAGAATGGGCCATACAGAACCCAGCCGCATTTGCTCACAGGTGACCTCAGGGTGCGCtccagggcagggaggtggggttTCCCCAGCACGGTCTCAAGCACAGGCCCCCTTCTCCCACGCAGGACTGTCTTAGAGCTCGGCAGTGGGGCTGGCCTCACGGGCCTGGCCATTTGCAAGACATGCTGTCCCAGCGCCTACGTCTTCAGCGACTATCACAGCTGTGTCCTTGAGCAACTCCGAGGAAACGTCCTTCTCAATGGCCTCTCATTGGAGCCAGATGCCACTGCCCCTGCACAGCACCCAGGACACAACACCTACGACTCAGAGAGCCCCAAGGTGACAGTGGCCCAGCTGGACTGGGACGTCGTGACAGCCCCTCAGCTCGCTGCCTTCCAGCCAGATGTAATCATAGCAGCAGGTACTGCCCCCCACCCGGGGCAACTAGAACAGCTCTACCCAGCTCTCAGCTCTGGGAATGTGCATGCTGCCAGGGCAAAGGAGTGATGAGACTTCTAGAAGGGCCATTGTGGGCCTCCAGGGTGACATCAAACCACAGGGCATGCCTCTCAGATGCCCTAAAGCCACAGCCCTCCCATTTGACACAGTGGCCACTTGTACTCTTGTTAAAATGGTTCCGTCAGATAAATGAACACAACTTTTCTCTGCAAAGCCTGAAATGGAGAGAACAGGCCCCAGGCACCAAACCAGTCTGACCTATTAGCCAAGCTGCAGCTGAGTAGAGGGATTTTTATGTCCCTCTCTAGAACCTGAGTGAAATGCCCGGAGCAACCCCATGAAGCACGGGAGCTGAACGccagccccacctccaccaccacccagaCTTCAGATGTGGGGCAGAAATGGCCATGGCAGGCCTGTATTCTCAGGGCTGTGAGGGATAGCGTGGTTCTCCCAGGACCATGTCTGATTCCTATGCATGTCACAGAcacccagccctgggccaggcctAGGGTCAGACCACGGTAGTGTCGAGTCGGTAGTGTCGAGTCGGAATGAGCTCTGCGTGCCCCAACCCCTGGAGCACTTGCTCCTGTGTCTGCACACAGCTCTGTTGTCACCACAGGTCTGCACATCTGACCCAAGGGCTCTCCCTGCCCATCTCTGTCCTTGGTCCTTGCCCCCATATCTTTCAGAGATGAGCCCCACAGGGAGGAGACCACCCACTTCAGGTATAAGGACAGGGTCCTGGAGGCAAGGGGTGTACAACCAACAGGCCCCTTGTCCCCCATGAAGCACACACAGTCCCCTATCTGGCTGACTGTGCTGTGCCTCCGGTCCTGGACGGCAACCAAGACCCACAGGCCTACAGTGGCCAGGACAGAGCCTGAGCAGCACCATCCCACGTCAGCATGCCCACAGGGAGCGAGTTTGCCCCACCTCCACGCAGCGAACCAAGCAGCAGGCTGCTGGAAACAAGTGTGAGAAGGTTGGGGTTTGCTTCATTaagtgtcttttgtttttaagattttatttatttatttgaggagagagcacaggagagAGCGCCAAGAGCagggagagaaagcagcagactccctgctgagcagggagcccgacttgggatcccaggatgctgcaatcacaaccccagccaaaggcagatacttaaccaactgagccacccagacgcccctttGTTAAGCATCTTCTAAATAGACCATAGGCAAAGAATTGATTTAtcttattcttaaagattttatttgagaaagagtaaacaagagagaaggcagaggcaagggcagagagagaagcaggctcccctgctgagcagggagcctgactaggacttgatcccagaccccaggatcatgacccaagctcgaggaagacacttaactgacagagccactcaggcactccagaattaatctttttttttttttttggaggaacaCCAGTGGATCCTGGATATTTCCCATTTGTTGCAGGATCTTTcggccgttttttttttttttctctctctcctgtttcccTTTTTAACTATGTCATCTTCTTTGGGTCCAATAGCATGAATCTAATAAAACTGCTGTTTCTAGGCCCCAGGCCTGCTGCTGAGGTCAGCACAACCAGGCCCCCTCTTTCTTGGATCCTGAATCCTACAGTGAGCCCCTTTCAGTAACCTGAGGTTTTCATTGCAGATGTGCTGTATTGCCCAGAAACCGTCCTCTCCCTGGTCAGAGTCCTGCAGAGGCTCTCTGCTTGCCTGAAGGGCCAGCAGGCTCCGGATGCCTACGTTGCCTTCACTGTCCGCAACCCGCAGACCTACCAGCTGTTCACTAGCGAGCTGGgtgagccctgggccctgggaggggctgcTGTCTCTGAGAAGCCACCTGGGCCCCACACAGGACCCCAGTGACACAGAAATCAGCAAAGCAAAGGAATGGGGCcctggaaacaaaccaaaaagcccCAGAACACATGGCATGCTGGGTATGGAcccagccgccccctccccggggtggTCAGTAGAGGAAACAGGGCTGGGAAGCTGTGCTCTGAAGGTGAAGAGGCAGTTCATGCAGCAGTCCTACTGTGTGTTTAGAGCAAGTTTCAAGGCCTTCAGGCCTGCTTCCTGGTCTGTAGAATGGGGAGGATGGTGGATGCCACTGGGTGTCAGGGTAGAGTTCTGGCTACAGTGGTGAGGTGCAGACTCTGGAACAGatcccaccacctcctctggTAAAGCCGtgcccccactcccctccctgtCTTCATCTTTATAGTGGAAACATCCACTGGGAGGTGACACAGGGACCAGCATGCAGGGAGCACTCAGGAACATGGTAGCTGCTATCACTATATTAAGCACCCAGTAAATGGAAGAGTAGGGTGGACTCTGAAGGAGGGGGGCCTCTGCCTTTTACACCCTGAACAGGCACTGCTGCAGCCATGTCAGCCCCTCAAGCACCAGGGAGGGGTGTGCTGTCGTCCTCCAGTCTCACCCATGGAAACCTTGGGGTTCAGGGGGGCTAAGTGACTTCCTAAGCCTGAGTGGAGCCAGGCAGCCGACTCCCAGCCTCCACTCTCCTACCCCACAACCACCGGCCACTGCCCTGCAATCTCCACCACGTGCCAGGCCCAGCCAGGGCTTTCCACGTGCAACCTGGGGGCAGTGGACCATGTTTACCCCAACCCATCCACCCAAGCAGAGCCCCACTGACAGCCACCTCTGCTGGCAGACGCCCACATGTGCCCATGTCCCACAGACGTagctttgaaaaagaatgaattcctCCTTCAGATACTATGTGAAAGGTATCTGTGATTTGGTTTCAGTGAGGAAAGCAAAGTACCAAACACCATATATATAAagtccatttgtattttttttaagagagggaaagaggaagaatctttttttctttttccagagagagaatcttaagtaggctccatgcccagtagggagcccaacctggggctcacaCTCACAACCTGGAaacacgacctgagctgaaatcaagagagggacgcttagccaactgagccacactcaggcaccccaagcccatttgtatttttaaaactaatcatCTTCATGTTAATTTGCATAGAgggagaatatgaaaaaatatacaccAATTAACAGTTGTTATACTTGATGGCAGGAtcatagacacacatacacacgtgtaattttttttaagtaagctctaggtccaatgtaggacttgaactcatgagcccaagatcaagagttgcatattccACCAATTGAGGCAGCCAGGCACTCCAACACTTCTATACTTTTAGGtctaatatttgatttttctaattgttttcatTCACAAAAAAACGGATGACAAAATGATCCTTGCCAAGGGCTCTTCAGACATCTGTGCTTATGAAGAGGATGTAAGCTCTTCTGATGCATGTCCAGCCTTTGCCAAGAGGCACTAGACTAAGTGGTCAGGAAACCCAGACAGGTCTGCGACCTTCCGGAGACAGGCATGGCCCCGAAGGCAGGGGCAGCAAAGCTGGCTGCTGTGGGCCATTTAAAAACTCCGTTCTTGGGCCCATCCCTGAAGGCTGATTCTAGGTGTCCAGATGGGGCCTAGAAGTCTGTGGTTTGTATATATGCCTACGTCTGTCCTGCAGCCCACGATATATAGGGTGGTGGTGTGTCCCCAAACCCCACCATCCTGTGACACATATGTTATTATTTCCAGGCCAGGCTGGGATCCCCTGGGAAGCAGTGCCTCATCACGACCAGAAGCTGTTTCCCTATGAAGAACACTCAGACATGGCAATTTTGAAACTAATGCTGTAGgtttacaaatgtttttaaagattaacatGAAAATTTAATCACCATCCTGTAAAGAATTTTTATGTGGGAAAGCTGATAAAATTTTCACTGGACCTGAATGCTTGAAGAATGTTAAATTCAGAATCAGGAACTGCAAactgtgttctaataaaatataaactattcaaGTAGATACCCCTTTCTGTCACTAGTTCTGGTTCTTACGTAAATCCCtataaatcaaaaatgaaaattttgactCTGAAATAAGCATTTCATTTGTGCCAATAAAAACATATCAAGTATGTTTCCCCACCCCTGAGCCTGTACCCACATCCCTGTTGAAGCCAAGCCCGTTGTACACGTGGCATGTCTTACTGCTGTTACAACCCAGCAGGCTGCAGTGACTGTCCTCAAGGCAGGAATTAAAACATTAGAACACAATGGGGCAGACACTGGGAAAGGCAGACACCATAAAACAAAAGCAGGTCAAAGAGATGAAAATACTACATAGAGcagcggggcgaggggcggggggaggggggggtggcgcggctcagtggtttagcccgccttcagcccagggcatgatcctggagacctaggatcaagtctcacgtcgggctccctgcatggagcctgcttttccctctgcccgtgtctctgcctctctctatgtatctcataaataaataaatataatcttaaaaaaaaaaaaaagaaaagaaaatactacacGCAAACAACAGGAAATGtagtaggaagaaagaaatactCAGATGAGAAGAGTCTCATATTTCAGGGCCTCCTAGGGAGGAAACCAGGCTGAACCGGTTTCCTGGCCACAAACTCCAGGTCATTAAAAAATGTCATTCCACAGCCATCATCCCAGCTGCTGTCCACCGGGAGGCGCTGCTCTAAAGCGTTTCCCCAGGGCTAAGAGGAACCGGGCCACACTCAACTCTGTTTTTGGGCCAAGGGGTCATGTGTCCATAACCAAAGGCAGCACCGTCTGCTTCCAGCTCTCATCCCATCGAAGCAGCTCTGACTCCCGGAGGTTCTTCCGGAATTGGTTTAGTTTGCCAGCAGGATCAGGAAACTTTGAGAAAAGCATCTAGGATAAGAACGAAGACCAGAACTTACCTCATCActgcttcccaccccctcccaggtCAAGAGCTGTCCCTCCTTCCCAGCAGCCTAGACTCCTGTCCCATTCCAAACACAGGCAGCCAGGCCAGTGATCCTACTAAAACCCTCAAACCCTCTGTCACTGCACTTCCAGAACCACTACCAGTGTCCTGGACCCCCAGCAGGCCTCCCACTCTGGCCCTGCTTCCACAGCAAGTGTGGTTATTATAAGTGTGATCAAACACGGCTCTACCCTAATATCCTGGACCCAGCAAGCCCCTTCCTCACGGGGCTGGGACAGGCCTCTCGCCCCAGCCATGCTCCATCCCCTACTCTGCTCCTCCTTGACAGTGGGGCCATCCACACACCGTGCCCCCGGCCTCTGCTGTGCTCCCTCTACCAAGAACTCCCACCTCAGCTGCTGCCCACCACTGTCCAGCCCACATGCTGGAACAAGGCAGTCTGTGTTCTTTCCAGCTTTGCTAAACTTCATCAGGTGTTTGGAAGCTAGGCCCGTGGGCCAAATTTGGCCCCCACCTGTCTTTGCAAGTAcagttttattggagcacagtCACATCCCTTCATTCAGACTGTGGCTGCTTTCACGTTACAGCACAATGGAGTACTTCTGACAGAGACTATGgcaaagcctaaaacattttcTATCTGGTCCTTTCCAGAAAGTTTGCTGTCTGTCCCTGGTCTCAGTTGCCAAGACTGATGATGCCCCCTCCCTGCACCAAGCCCACAGAGACCCAGCCCAAGACCACCACTGCCCATCTCGGCTTCCACCCAGACCCAGCACAGGCCTGCCTGGCCGCAGGAGCGAAGAATCAGGGGGTGTAGCTCAGTACCCTGGCGTGGGGCAGACGTGACTACCTGCAGCTGCCCTGCCAGCTCCTCAGCATCCTCAAAGACCAGGCCGTTTTCCTCGTGTTTCACAAGCTCCTGCAAGCTGCAGAGAGAACCACAGACTTGAGAACTGCCTTGAAAAGCCCTGTGGTGCCAGCTGTACTCCCACTCCACCCCTCCCACAGTGTAAGCCTGGGGTCAGGAACAGTCCATCTGCTCTCAGTGAGTCTGTTCTGAGATTTGCCATCTGAATAGAAAAAAGGCCTGGAGGAGCAGATACACATTAAAGATCCAAACTGATTCCGAGAAGGAGGCACAGTAAGCACACACTGACCTTCCCTGCTGCGCACTCTCTTCCGGGAGAACGTGCTCAGTTGCACAGCAGAGAAACAAGGGAGAAGGCAACCCCACTGGAGGTAGACCTGACACATTACGAGTGACTTTTCCAGGTCACCAGGGAGTGAATCCCACATGCCCAGAGCTCAGGGTCTAACACCCTGTATTTTCCATTCAGAGGCTGGCTACTGAGCCAGTGGTGGGGCTACTGTTTCTAGAACCTATCCTAACACCCCCCTCTCCAAACACTCATCTTTGCCAGGAAGAGTGGAAACAGAGAATTACACTCATTTAACTGATACTAATTCAACTACATGAGCCCAgataaaagggagagagagagaaataaaaccatgTCAACCATGTGGCAATTCCAGCCACCACTCTGTCCGTGAACACAGGCTCCTGAGTAgaatatttaacacatattttttttcttcagcatcAGCTCTAACTGGAAACTCACCCACAGAAACCCCAAGAGCCCTACTCCCAAGGCCCACCTGGCAATGTAGGATTTTCCAGGAGGGCTCCTTGAGCAGTTCTGACCTcgctgcccacctcccacccctacccACAGCTGATTTGAGAACCTAACTCGGGGAAGATTCGGTTTCTGCTCCTACCTTCGGAATTTCACAGCGCACACGGGCAGACAGCACCCGAACATATCCACCACCTTCATGGGTAGGTCCAGGCCGCTAGAGGACTTGTGTAGGCACACACCCAGGTCCGCAGACCCTGCGCGGTGGGGGCAAGAGGGCGCAGTCAGAGTGCAGGCCATGCACCCCTTGAACATAAATCCTAAAAGGACTGTGGAGCGACACCTCAGGGGAGGAGGACAGAAAGCAGATAATAATGCCCCCCAACCCCACATACAACTGGCTGGAGGTGGCCAAGCAACCTGATGAAGGCGATGTACACAGCAGTGCTGCCCAACTGCCACTCCCAGCCACTCCACCTTGTTTGGAAACCACCTGCCTATCATGGATAGTTTTATTCAAACAGCCTCCCTTTGTCTACTTAACCATAACGCATCTTAAAAAAActtgtagggggatccctgggtggcgcagcggtttggcgcctgcctttggcccagggcgtgatcctggagacccgggatcgaatcccacatcgggctcccggtgcatggagcctgcttctccctctgcctgtgtctctgcctctctctctctctctgtatctgtcataaataaataaaatattaaaaaaaaaaaaaaaaacttgtaggaacagctgggtggctcagcagtttggcgcctgccttcggcccacggcgtaatcctggagacctggaatcgagtcccacatcaggctccctccatggagcctgctcctccctgtgcctgtgtctctgcatctctctctctcatgaataaataaataaaatctttagggaaaaaaagaacttgtaacAATTATGGCTTCATGGGTTCAGAGTTTCTgcttggggtgatgaaaatgttttggaaatagtGGTGATGACTGTACAACACTGTGCGTGTAATACTGAGTTggatgtatacttaaaaatggaaaaatagttcAAATAGCAAAATCTTACTGCatgtgttttaccacaataattaggggaaaaaaacccatagCAGACCCAACAGAAAACCAGCTGTCACTGtgaaaataaagccaaacaaCTTTGCGTCACTAGATACTAGCTGGAAACTCCTGCCAACTAAAGGCTTTCCCCTCGTGACTGCTCACTGACTGCTGCTGCTGAGGCCTTAGAGACATGTCCGCACTAGGCCAGCGCGCCCCTCCTGGAGAAAGGAAGACACAGGAAGCCAGTGAGGGGCCTGGGGGAGTCAATGCTGGCTAACGCATGATTTCCACACCTCCCAAGCCACTGCCCTCCCAGATCTAGGGAACGGGGAACCCAAACCCAAGCCCAGGTCCAGCCCTTCTGCTCGGATGGAAGAGCAGGACTGAATGGAAGGCTCAAAGCTGAGATGACAGAACCCTGGGGAAGACGTCTGGGGCCCCACAGGCAGGAGGAGCCAGCACACCAGGAAGCAGCCAAGAGCTCCTCGGGCAGTTCCTGGCAGGTGGCATCTCCTGGCCCCATGTAGCCCTGAGGAGGGCCCAATCCAGCCTGAGGCCTGTGTGTGTATGGTCCTTAAGCTAAGAatggcttttaatttttcaaggattgTAAAATCAAAGAATATGCAATAGAAGCAgataaaacatttactatctgacccttttTCAGAAAAACTCTCCCTGTCCTGCCCTAGTATATTCCCTTTTAAACCCCAGCCATCTCCCTGTAGGTCTCCTGTCAGATGCCGTTACCTAGAAGCAGGGGGTAGTCCTCGGCCTCCAGCCACGGAGTACAGACCTGGATGTGCTGGAAACGCTTCTGGCTGATGAGGCTGCAGTAATACTCTTTCAGAGGCCCTTTGCCTTGCAGAGAAAATCTGAGTCACTGCACTGGGCCCCCTGGCTCCACCCCAAGGCCTCAGACCTCAGAACCCCTGCATGGGTATGAGCAGAAGGCCCATGCTCTGCAGCTGTGATCAGGTCCCCCTCTGGCCCCTTGCAGACCCCTCAGGGTAATACACCCTGACCACTGAGGCCATGGCCCTTCCTCTCAAGCAACCTGCATCCAGCAAACCTCAGGCTGGGAAGGTGATCAGAATAAACTCTGGCCAGGCACCAGAGTGCCAACTGGATACAACTTCTCACCCAGACTGGCCTGTGTCTTGCCTGATGCCCCCAGGTGGCACGGTGTGTACAGTAGGCTTTTAGCTGCCACTGGGAGCTCCAGGGCCAGGAGGGGGAAGTATGCAAGGTGGGGCAGCTAGCCCTGGACTCTGCTCTAACCAcagctctctgcttctctctctccccactgggCTACTCTGGAAGCAATGTTATGTTGAACACTTTGGTTTAAAGTAgactctttcattaaaaaaaaaaaaaaaaaagggatccctgggtggcgcagctgtttggcgcctgcctttggcccagggcgcgatcctggagacccgggatcgaatcccacatcgggctcccagtgcatggagcctgcttctccctctgcctgtgtctctgcctctctctctctctctctctctgactatcataaataaataaaaatttaaaaaaaattaaaaaaaaaaaaaaagcagggctggggaggatccctgggtggctcagcgattgagcgcctgccttcagcccagggcgtgatcctagagtcccagaa
This DNA window, taken from Canis lupus familiaris isolate Mischka breed German Shepherd chromosome 6, alternate assembly UU_Cfam_GSD_1.0, whole genome shotgun sequence, encodes the following:
- the EEF2KMT gene encoding protein-lysine N-methyltransferase EEF2KMT isoform X4, with protein sequence MAPEESAEAAGLLQSFESRYLAARTLRSFPWQTVKHPLCVKHPPSVKYARCFLSELIRKHEAVHTEPLDELYEALAEVLMPKEPTQCHRSYLLPSGDSVTLSESTAIISHGTTGLVTWDAALYLAEWAIQNPAAFAHRTVLELGSGAGLTGLAICKTCCPSAYVFSDYHSCVLEQLRGNVLLNGLSLEPDATAPAQHPGHNTYDSESPKVTVAQLDWDVVTAPQLAAFQPDVIIAADVLYCPETVLSLVRVLQRLSACLKGQQAPDAYVAFTVRNPQTYQLFTSELGQAGIPWEAVPHHDQKLFPYEEHSDMAILKLML
- the EEF2KMT gene encoding protein-lysine N-methyltransferase EEF2KMT isoform X2: MAPEESAEAAGLLQSFESRYLAARTLRSFPWQSLEEKLRDSSGPELLLIILQKTVKHPLCVKHPPSVKYARCFLSELIRKHEAVHTEPLDELYEALAEVLMPKEPTQCHRSYLLPSGDSVTLSESTAIISHGTTGLVTWDAALYLAEWAIQNPAAFAHRTVLELGSGAGLTGLAICKTCCPSAYVFSDYHSCVLEQLRGNVLLNGLSLEPDATAPAQHPGHNTYDSESPKVTVAQLDWDVVTAPQLAAFQPDVIIAADVLYCPETVLSLVRVLQRLSACLKGQQAPDAYVAFTVRNPQTYQLFTSELGQAGIPWEAVPHHDQKLFPYEEHSDMAILKLML
- the EEF2KMT gene encoding protein-lysine N-methyltransferase EEF2KMT isoform X3; this translates as MEEVSLPLPQGPALLAQANNCGSRFLLPMQGLSRCCLFHNSCTSLEEKLRDSSGPELLLIILQKTVKHPLCVKHPPSVKYARCFLSELIRKHEAVHTEPLDELYEALAEVLMPKEPTQCHRSYLLPSGDSVTLSESTAIISHGTTGLVTWDAALYLAEWAIQNPAAFAHRTVLELGSGAGLTGLAICKTCCPSAYVFSDYHSCVLEQLRGNVLLNGLSLEPDATAPAQHPGHNTYDSESPKVTVAQLDWDVVTAPQLAAFQPDVIIAADVLYCPETVLSLVRVLQRLSACLKGQQAPDAYVAFTVRNPQTYQLFTSELESLLSVPGLSCQD
- the EEF2KMT gene encoding protein-lysine N-methyltransferase EEF2KMT isoform X1, translating into MEEVSLPLPQGPALLAQANNCGSRFLLPMQGLSRCCLFHNSCTSLEEKLRDSSGPELLLIILQKTVKHPLCVKHPPSVKYARCFLSELIRKHEAVHTEPLDELYEALAEVLMPKEPTQCHRSYLLPSGDSVTLSESTAIISHGTTGLVTWDAALYLAEWAIQNPAAFAHRTVLELGSGAGLTGLAICKTCCPSAYVFSDYHSCVLEQLRGNVLLNGLSLEPDATAPAQHPGHNTYDSESPKVTVAQLDWDVVTAPQLAAFQPDVIIAADVLYCPETVLSLVRVLQRLSACLKGQQAPDAYVAFTVRNPQTYQLFTSELGQAGIPWEAVPHHDQKLFPYEEHSDMAILKLML
- the EEF2KMT gene encoding protein-lysine N-methyltransferase EEF2KMT isoform X5, which produces MEGPENKQSLEEKLRDSSGPELLLIILQKTVKHPLCVKHPPSVKYARCFLSELIRKHEAVHTEPLDELYEALAEVLMPKEPTQCHRSYLLPSGDSVTLSESTAIISHGTTGLVTWDAALYLAEWAIQNPAAFAHRTVLELGSGAGLTGLAICKTCCPSAYVFSDYHSCVLEQLRGNVLLNGLSLEPDATAPAQHPGHNTYDSESPKVTVAQLDWDVVTAPQLAAFQPDVIIAADVLYCPETVLSLVRVLQRLSACLKGQQAPDAYVAFTVRNPQTYQLFTSELGQAGIPWEAVPHHDQKLFPYEEHSDMAILKLML
- the ALG1 gene encoding chitobiosyldiphosphodolichol beta-mannosyltransferase isoform X8, encoding MREDLAENWSIKAVTVYDKPASFFKETPLDLQHQLFMKLGCTYPAFKARLEPLDLATERSAFTERDAQSGVVTHLRGRPALLISSTSWTEDEDFSILLAALEKFEQLILDGESLPSLVCVITGKGPLKEYYCSLISQKRFQHIQVCTPWLEAEDYPLLLGSADLGVCLHKSSSGLDLPMKVVDMFGCCLPVCAVKFRSLQELVKHEENGLVFEDAEELAGQLQMLFSKFPDPAGKLNQFRKNLRESELLRWDESWKQTVLPLVMDT